In Trifolium pratense cultivar HEN17-A07 linkage group LG7, ARS_RC_1.1, whole genome shotgun sequence, a genomic segment contains:
- the LOC123898516 gene encoding probable aspartic proteinase GIP2 yields the protein MAFSFFLPLFFSLLIFVSSSSNSLLLPISKDNITQQYLTTLSYGTPFVSTNVVVDLSGSFFWLDCSSRKISSFSLRTIPHRSLQCLTAKSHSQTWLSNLEENHVDQDYPCEILPKNTITGKLATKGNLVEDFVAIQSNKDSIFKPTHDFLFTCSNTLLLNGLSNHAKGIVGFGRSRTSFSSQFFNSMDSQRKITFCLSSSSGFVLLGKSKNFESENFRSLTFTPLVTNQNMEYLINVNSIKIGGKKVSFNTQSLSQEGYGGTLLSSILPYTTMQSSIYENFKSAFLKAALSMNMIRVPAVAPFEICFGSKGIDESQIGPNVPIIDFVLQSEMVKWRIYGRNSMVRVSDDVMCLGILDGGVEQKNPIVIGGYQLEDVLVQFDLDNSMVGFSSSLLIKDTSCSNFIFDSMDVQSS from the coding sequence ATGGCTTTCTCTTTTTTCCTTCcactctttttctctcttctaatctttgtttcttcttcctcaaaTTCTCTTCTTCTCCCAATCTCAAAAGACAACATAACACAACAATACTTAACAACACTTTCTTATGGTACCCCTTTTGTTTCTACCAACGTTGTTGTTGATCTAAGTGGTTCATTTTTCTGGCTTGATTGTTCTTCTAGAAAAATCTCATCTTTTTCTCTCCGTACAATTCCTCATCGTTCTCTTCAATGTCTTACAGCAAAAAGTCATTCCCAAACATGGCTTTCAAATCTTGAAGAAAATCATGTGGATCAAGATTACCCTTGTGAAATTCTTCCTAAAAACACCATCACAGGTAAATTAGCTACAAAAGGAAACCTTGTTGAAGATTTTGTAGCAattcaatcaaataaagattcaatttttaaacCAACCCATGACTTTTTATTCACTTGTTCAAATACCCTTTTGTTGAATGGGTTATCTAATCATGCTAAAGGCATTGTTGGGTTTGGTAGATCTAGAACTTCATTTTCATCACAATTTTTCAATTCAATGGATTCACAAAGAAAAATCACTTTTtgtctctcttcttcttctgggTTTGTTTTACTTGGAAAAAGTAAGAATTTTGAGTCTGAAAATTTTAGATCTTTAACATTTACACCACTTGTCACAAACCAAAACATGGAGTATTTGATCAATGTTAATTCCATCAAAATTGGTGGGAAAAAAGTGTCTTTTAACACACAATCTTTGTCACAAGAGGGCTATGGTGGAACTTTGTTGAGTTCTATTTTGCCTTATACAACCATGCAAAGTTCAATCTATGAGAATTTCAAAAGTGCTTTTCTAAAAGCTGCTTTATCTATGAACATGATTAGAGTACCTGCAGTGGCACCTTTTGAGATTTGTTTTGGTTCTAAAGGAATTGATGAGTCACAAATTGGGCCTAATGTGCCAATTATTGATTTTGTTCTACAAAGTGAGATGGTGAAATGGAGAATTTATGGAAGAAATTCAATGGTGAGAGTAAGTGATGATGTTATGTGTTTGGGAATTTTGGATGGTGGTGTTGAACAAAAGAATCCTATTGTGATTGGAGGGTATCAATTAGAAGATGTTTTAGTTCAATTTGATTTGGATAATTCTATGGTTGGATTTAGTTCATCACTTTTGATTAAGGATACTAGTTGTTCTAACTTTATATTTGATTCAATGGATGTACAATCTAGTTGA
- the LOC123898482 gene encoding probable aspartic proteinase GIP2: MASFTTIFTILTIALLSFSCSSQFISPIQKDPLTKLFYTSLSIGTPQHNFNLVIDLGGPILWYDCNKTYNSSTYTPLSCDSKLCPNDAGCTSCEGPFKPGCTNNTCGANIINTLANSIFSGDTGNDVMFISHSKISGLFSGCTNLDAFSDNEPLKGLPKTSKGILGLARTQLSLPKQLSLSSHKLPQKFALCLPSSNKKGLGSLFFGGVPQKSSFSKFQLTTIPLIINPFSTAPIFTLGEASYEYFIDVKSIKVNGEVLNFKSSLLSIDNKGNGGTKISTMHSFTLLHSSIYKPLVRKFVKKASDRKIKKVASVAPFKACFDLSTIGRTNTGLDVPTIDLVLQGGVEWKIYGGNSMVLVNKKVACFGFVDGGKETRTSIVIGGHILEDNLLEFDLVSSKLGFSSSLLLHNARCSNIL; the protein is encoded by the coding sequence ATGGCTTCTTTTACTACTATTTTCACCATTCTCACAATAGCCCTTCTCTCATTTTCCTGCTCATCACAATTCATCTCACCAATTCAAAAAGATCCATTAACCAAACTTTTCTACACTTCACTTAGCATAGGAACACCTCAACACAATTTCAATCTAGTCATTGATCTTGGAGGACCAATCTTATGGTATGATTGCAACAAAACCTACAACTCATCAACCTACACTCCCCTCTCTTGTGACTCCAAACTCTGTCCTAATGATGCTGGATGCACTAGCTGTGAAGGCCCTTTCAAACCAGGTTGCACAAACAATACATGTGGTGCTAACATAATCAATACATTAGCAAATTCTATATTTTCAGGTGACACCGGCAATGATGTTATGTTCATATCACATTCAAAAATCTCAGGCCTATTTTCTGGATGCACTAATTTAGATGCATTTTCTGATAATGAACCTCTTAAAGGCTTACCAAAAACTAGTAAAGGTATATTAGGCCTAGCAAGAACACAACTTTCATTACCAAAACAACTTTCATTATCTTCTCATAAACTTCCTCAAAAATTTGCACTTTGTTTACCATCTTCAAATAAGAAAGGACTTGGTAGTCTTTTCTTTGGTGGGGTACCCCAAAAAAGTTCTTTTTCAAAGTTTCAACTCACTACTATTCCTCTTATTATCAATCCCTTTAGCACTGCTCCAATATTTACTTTAGGTGAAGCTTCTTATGAGTATTTCATAGATGTGAAATCAATTAAAGTTAATGGTGAAGTACTTAACTTTAAGTCTTCACTTTTATCCATTGACAATAAGGGAAATGGTGGAACAAAAATTAGCACCATGCATTCCTTCACATTGTTGCATAGTTCAATTTATAAGCCCCTTGTTAGAAAATTTGTGAAGAAGGCTTCtgatagaaaaataaagaaagtgGCCTCAGTGGCACCATTTAAAGCATGTTTTGATTTAAGCACTATTGGTAGGACTAATACTGGATTAGATGTGCCTACTATTGATTTGGTGCTACAAGGGGGTGTGGAATGGAAAATTTATGGTGGAAATTCAATGGTGTTGGTGAATAAAAAGGTAGCATGTTTTGGATTTGTGGATGGTGGTAAAGAGACAAGAACATCAATTGTTATTGGTGGACATATATTGGAGGATAATCTATTGGAGTTTGATTTGGTTTCTTCTAAATTAGGATTTAGTTCTTCCCTTCTACTTCATAATGcaagatgttccaacatattATAA
- the LOC123896307 gene encoding probable aspartic proteinase GIP2 — translation MTTIASNFLLFFILFTFISPSTAFSHIQPNALVLPITQDSTTNQYITLIHQRTPLVPIKLTLDLSGQFLWINCEEHYVSSSYQPIHCNTPQCSITKSKTCRNCFYFKNPGCNINTCNLYPNNVLTHTNEIGEVSLDVIAVHSTDGSKLGQQVTVKNFLFTCGRTNLLKGLANGVNGMAGFGRSEISLPSLFSSALSFQKKFAICLSSSKTKSSSVLFFGDGPYVFFPRIDVSKFLIFTPLIKNPDNSAGPFFHGSPAGEYFIGVKGIRINEKHVSLNTSLLSIGDEGEGGTKISTLNPYTIMETSIHNAFVDAFAREFEDVPKAKAVKPFKLCYKLKDLSVTRVDFVPTVDFVLQNKDVFWRMFGANSMMKVSCEVYCVAFVDGGVEVTTSIVIGGYQLHDNLLEFDLENSRLGFSSSLLFRKTTCANFNFTSIVLN, via the coding sequence ATGACAACAATTGCTTCaaattttcttctcttcttcattcTTTTCACCTTCATCTCTCCCTCAACAGCCTTTTCACATATTCAACCCAATGCACTTGTTCTTCCAATCACACAAGACTCTACCACTAACCAGTACATCACTTTGATTCATCAAAGAACACCTCTTGTTCCTATCAAACTAACATTAGATTTAAGTGGTCAATTCCTTTGGATAAATTGTGAAGAACATTATGTCTCATCAAGTTACCAACCTATTCATTGCAACACACCACAATGCTCAataacaaaatccaaaacatgtagaaactgtttctattttaaaaacccTGGATGCAACATTAACACATGTAACCTTTATCCAAATAATGTTCTTACTCATACAAATGAAATTGGTGAAGTTTCATTAGATGTTATTGCAGTTCATTCAACTGATGGATCAAAACTTGGTCAACAAGTTACTGTaaaaaactttcttttcacATGTGGTAGAACAAATCTCTTGAAAGGTCTTGCTAATGGAGTTAATGGCATGGCTGGTTTTGGAAGAAGTGAAATTTCATTACCTTCACTTTTTTCTTCTGCTTTAAGCTTCCAAAAAAAGTTTGCAATTTGTTTAAGTTCTTCAAAAACTAAATCTAGTAGTGTTTTGTTCTTTGGTGATGGCCCTTATGTTTTCTTTCCTAGGATTGACGTTTCAAAATTTCTTATCTTTACGCCGCTTATCAAAAACCCGGATAATTCAGCAGGACCATTTTTCCATGGAAGTCCTGCAGGTGAATATTTCATTGGAGTAAAAGGTATTAGAATCAATGAAAAACATGTTTCATTAAACACATCATTGTTGTCCATAGGTGATGAAGGTGAAGGAGGAACAAAAATCAGCACTTTAAATCCTTACACTATCATGGAAACATCTATTCATAATGCTTTTGTTGATGCATTTGCAAGAGAATTTGAAGATGTTCCTAAAGCAAAAGCAGTAAAGCCTTTTAAACTATGTTATAAGTTGAAGGATTTGAGTGTTACAAGGGTTGACTTTGTGCCAACAGTTGACTTTGTGTTGCAAAATAAGGATGTTTTTTGGAGGATGTTTGGAGCAAATTCTATGATGAAAGTGAGTTGTGAGGTTTATTGTGTTGCATTTGTAGATGGAGGTGTAGAAGTTACAACTTCCATTGTTATTGGTGGATATCAGTTACATGATAATCTTTTGGAATTTGATTTGGAAAATTCAAGACTTGGATTCAGTTCCTCTTTATTGTTCAGAAAAACTACTTGTGCAAACTTCAATTTCACCTCTATAGTACTTAATTGA
- the LOC123899581 gene encoding probable aspartic proteinase GIP2, translating to MASFATLFSFLTIALLSFSCSSQFILPIEKDPLTNLFSTSLGIGTPQHNFNLVIDLGGPILWYDCNKSYNSSTYTPLSCDSNLCTNDAGCTSCDGPLKPGCTNNTCGANIINSLVNAIFSGDTGNDVLFISNTKVSGFLSGCTDSDAFSDDFPLKNLPKTSKGILGLARTQLSLTKQLSLSSNKLPNKFALCLPSSSKHGSLFIGGVPQKSSFSKLQLTTIPLIINPFSTAPIFTEGDASYEYFIDVKSIKIGGEVLNFKSSLLSIDNKGNGGTKFSTLSNFTVLHSSIFKPLVRDFGKKASDKKIKKVASVAPFEACFDLSTIGRTNTGLDVPIIDLVLEGGVEWTIFGGNSIVLVNKNVACLGFVDGGKEPRTAVVIGGNLLEDNLLEFDLVSSKLGFSSSLLLQNARCSNSEGNGNLISIE from the coding sequence ATGGCTTCTTTTGCTACTCTTTTCTCCTTTCTCACAATAGCccttctctcattttcttgctCATCACAATTCATCTTACCAATTGAAAAAGATCCATTAACAAatctcttttcaacttcactTGGAATAGGAACACCTCAACACAATTTCAATCTAGTCATTGATCTTGGAGGACCAATCCTATGGTATGATTGCAACAAAAGTTACAACTCTTCAACCTACACTCCTCTCTCTTGTGACTCCAATCTTTGTACTAATGATGCTGGTTGCACTAGCTGTGATGGCCCTTTGAAACCAGGTTGCACAAACAATACATGTGGTGCAAACATAATCAACTCATTAGTTAATGCTATATTTTCAGGTGACACTGGCAATGATGTTTTGTTCATATCAAACACTAAAGTCTCAGGTTTTCTTTCTGGTTGCACTGACTCAGATGCATTTTCTGATGATTTTCCTCTTAAAAACTTACCAAAAACTAGTAAAGGTATCTTAGGCCTTGCAAGAACACAACTTTCATTAACAAAACAACTTTCATTGTCTTCTAATAAACTTCCTAACAAGTTTGCTCTTTGTTTACCAAGTTCTTCTAAACATGGTAGTCTTTTCATTGGTGGTGTACCTCAAAAAAGTTCTTTTTCAAAGCTTCAACTCACTACTATTCCTCTTATTATCAACCCCTTTAGCACTGCTCCAATATTTACTGAAGGTGATGCTTCTTATGAATATTTTATAGAtgtaaaatcaattaaaattggTGGTGAAGTACTTAACTTTAAGTCTTCACTTTTGTCCATTGACAATAAGGGTAATGGTGGAACAAAATTTAGCACCTTGAGTAACTTCACTGTGTTACATAGTTCAATATTTAAACCACTTGTTAGAGATTTTGGTAAGAAAGCttctgataaaaaaataaagaaagtgGCATCAGTGGCACCATTTGAAGCATGTTTTGATTTAAGCACTATTGGTAGGACTAATACTGGATTGGATGTGCCTATAATTGATTTGGTGTTGGAAGGGGGTGTGGAATGGACAATTTTTGGAGGAAATTCAATAGTGTTGGTGAATAAAAATGTGGCATGTCTTGGATTTGTGGATGGTGGTAAAGAGCCAAGAACAGCAGTTGTTATTGGTGGGAACCTATTGGAGGACAATCTTTTGGAGTTTGATTTAGTTTCTTCTAAATTAGGATTCAGTTCTTCCCTTCTCCTTCAGAATGCAAGATGTTCCAATTCAGAAGGTAATGGAAATCTCATTTCAATTGAGTGA
- the LOC123895546 gene encoding uncharacterized protein LOC123895546 has product MDCNKEEALRAKIIAEKKMESKDFIGARTIALKAQKLYPDLENIAQLLVVCDVHCAAEQKPLSNAKVVDWYKVLQVDRNDNDVIIKKQYRKFALQLHPDKNKFAGAEAAFKLIGEAQRVLLDREKRSSLNMSLSSFSMNRTAMPSHHQRNVPVNFNTVLQTNVRPVFPNLNPQQQQQSRQPTQQGVNGGVQSPTFWTMCSFCSVKFEYYRAVLNRSLRCQQCNKPFIAYEMDPQSTKPATNSSQNQQPVQPNDTPNHGAFKFGVGSQSNVFAKRPRKESHHKKGSTSNVSVKPNGKRKRKNVVESSESSIGSTDSEDDTLSNDKGFPGVPTSRDERPRRSTRQKHQVSYKENNGSDDDAELKQPLKQGKESGSPYSDGENNEETEMNDQNGLAAGLKDGKKEAKKKQKIYSEESSGNIDVKIKEVGGKETVGSSKIDEASEQSDSKSSDHSDGFVDGFVYPDPEFSDFDKDKKEECFASGQIWAVYDDIDAMPRFYAIIKKVFSAGFKLQITWLEADPNDKDECKWIEEKLPNACGKYKLGKTVTIKDQPMFSHLTLCEKIDRTTFKVYPRKGETWALFKNWDIKWYMDAKSHQKYDFEFVEILSDYVEGAGVIVAYLAKLKGFVSLYSRITEGRNCSFQIPPAELFRFSHRVPSFKMTGKERADIPVGSYELDPISLPMEEFAATDDVEVKVGSTAKVNSDRSNLVEKKKDPVNHIDDVSAPSASVADSFEVPDPSFYQFDDERSHEKFMAGQIWAFYGDEDELPKYYGQIKEVRRIDSTIELQVIYLTDCWLPKKVDKWDDEDMIISCARFKVKPNGKVCTYHNTNSVSHQVHASLDGKNKYCEIYPRKGEIWALYRGWTTKLKRSDLKNCEYDIVEVTEVTDSWIDVLFLEKVSGYSSVFKCKLSSGRQKMSMTIDRTELLRFSHQIPAFKLTEEHDSNLKGFWELDPGAIPVHYLRKE; this is encoded by the coding sequence ATGGACTGCAATAAAGAAGAGGCCTTAAGGGCCAAAATTATTGCTGAAAAGAAAATGGAAAGCAAAGATTTCATAGGGGCTCGTACAATTGCCCTTAAGGCTCAGAAACTATATCCTGATCTGGAGAATATCGCTCAATTGCTTGTTGTTTGTGATGTGCATTGCGCTGCTGAGCAGAAACCACTGAGTAATGCTAAGGTGGTGGACTGGTATAAAGTTCTACAAGTTGATCGCAATGATAATGATGTAATAATTAAGAAGCAATATAGGAAGTTTGCTCTCCAGCTTCATCCTGACAAAAACAAGTTTGCTGGTGCAGAAGCTGCATTTAAGCTGATTGGGGAGGCTCAAAGAGTTCTTTTGGATAGAGAAAAACGATCATCACTTAACATGAGCTTGAGCAGTTTTTCAATGAACAGAACTGCCATGCCATCTCATCATCAACGGAATGTTCCGGTGAATTTTAATACTGTGTTGCAAACTAATGTCAGGCCCGTTTTCCCGAACTTAAATCCTCAGCAGCAACAACAGTCTAGGCAGCCAACTCAGCAGGGAGTTAATGGTGGTGTCCAGTCCCCTACATTTTGGACTATGTGCTCATTTTGTTCGGTTAAGTTTGAGTATTACAGGGCAGTTTTAAATAGATCTCTTCGCTGTCAACAGTGCAATAAGCCCTTCATTGCATATGAGATGGATCCACAAAGTACAAAACCGGCAACCAATTCAAGTCAGAACCAGCAACCAGTTCAGCCGAACGATACACCGAATCATGGTGCTTTTAAGTTTGGTGTTGGATCTCAAAGTAATGTCTTTGCTAAGCGGCCCAGAAAAGAATCTCATCATAAGAAAGGCTCTACTTCAAATGTCTCCGTGAAGCCAAAtggaaagagaaagagaaagaatgtAGTAGAATCCAGTGAAAGTTCTATAGGCAGCACTGATTCTGAAGATGATACACTTTCTAATGACAAGGGTTTTCCGGGTGTTCCTACTTCTAGAGACGAGCGTCCACGTAGATCGACACGGCAAAAACACCAGGTTTCCTACAAGGAGAATAATGGAAGTGACGATGATGCTGAGTTAAAGCAACCTTTAAAACAGGGTAAGGAGAGTGGTTCACCATATAGTGATGGTGAAAATAATGAGGAAACTGAAATGAATGATCAGAATGGTTTGGCTGCTGGTCTTAAAGATGGTAAGAAAGAGGcgaaaaagaagcaaaaaattTATTCTGAAGAGAGCTCAGGAAATATAGATGTGAAAATTAAGGAGGTGGGAGGAAAAGAAACAGTGGGAAgctcaaagattgatgaagcttcAGAGCAATCAGACTCCAAATCATCAGATCATTCAGATGGTTTTGTAGATGGTTTTGTTTATCCTGATCCAGAGTTCAGTGACTTTGATAAGGACAAAAAAGAGGAATGTTTCGCTTCCGGGCAGATTTGGGCTGTTTATGATGATATAGATGCCATGCCTAGATTCTATGCTATAATCAAAAAAGTTTTTTCTGCTGGATTTAAGTTGCAGATAACTTGGCTTGAGGCAGATCCAAATGACAAAGATGAATGCAAATGGATTGAGGAGAAACTGCCAAATGCGTGTGGGAAGTATAAACTTGGTAAGACTGTAACCATTAAAGATCAACCGATGTTCTCTCATCTGACTTTATGTGAAAAGATTGACCGCACTACTTTCAAAGTGTATCCTAGGAAAGGAGAAACTTGGGCTCTTTTTAAGAACTGGGATATTAAGTGGTATATGGATGCAAAATCTCATCAGAAgtatgattttgaatttgttgagaTCTTGTCGGATTATGTTGAAGGTGCGGGAGTAATTGTTGCATACTTGGCTAAGTTGAAAGGTTTTGTGAGCCTCTACTCTCGAATTACGGAGGGACGTAATTGCTCGTTTCAGATTCCACCAGCTGAGTTGTTCAGATTCTCTCACAGGGTTCCATCTTTTAAAATGACTGGTAAGGAAAGAGCAGACATTCCTGTAGGATCTTATGAACTTGATCCTATATCCTTGCCGATGGAAGAGTTTGCTGCTACTGATGACGTGGAAGTAAAGGTTGGATCTACTGCCAAGGTTAATTCGGACAGAAGCAATTTGGTAGAGAAGAAGAAGGATCCCGTTAATCATATTGATGATGTTAGTGCTCCATCAGCTTCGGTCGCAGATTCTTTTGAAGTTCCAGACCCTTCGTTCTACCAATTTGATGATGAGAGGTCCCATGAAAAGTTTATGGCTGGCCAGATTTGGGCATTTTATGGCGATGAGGATGAACTTCCGAAATATTACGGTCAGATTAAAGAGGTTAGGAGGATTGACTCAACAATTGAGTTGCAAGTAATTTATCTTACTGACTGCTGGCTACCTAAGAAAGTTGATAAATGGGATGATGAGGATATGATCATTTCCTGTGCAAGATTTAAAGTCAAGCCAAATGGTAAGGTCTGTACTTACCATAACACCAATTCTGTTTCACATCAGGTGCATGCAAGTCTCGATGGAAAGAACAAGTACTGTGAAATTTATCCTCGGAAGGGTGAAATTTGGGCATTGTATAGGGGATGGACGACTAAACTCAAACGTTCTGATTTGAAAAACTGTGAGTATGACATAGTGGAAGTTACTGAAGTCACTGATTCGTGGATAGATGTTTTATTTCTGGAGAAGGTAAGTGGTTACAGTTCAGTTTTTAAGTGCAAATTAAGCAGCGGACGACAGAAGATGTCCATGACGATCGATAGGACCGAGCTGCTCAGGTTCTCCCACCAAATACCTGCTTTCAAACTGACAGAAGAACATGACAGCAATCTGAAAGGCTTCTGGGAACTTGATCCGGGTGCAATACCAGTTCATTATCTTAGAAAGGAATAA
- the LOC123898429 gene encoding transcription factor MUTE: MSHIAVERNRRRQMNEHLKVLRSLTPCFYIKRGDQASIIGGVIEFINELHQVLQALESQKRRKSLSPSPGPSPKTLQPTFHQFDISSGGIGTTNDFKELGASCNSSVADVEVKISGPNVILRVISHRILGQVSRIITVLETLSFEVLHLNISSMEETVLYQFVVKIELGCQLSLEELAMEVQQSFCSEAPMKLTAV, from the exons ATGTCTCATATAGCTGTTGAGAGGAATAGGAGAAGACAAATGAATGAACATCTCAAAGTTTTAAGGTCTTTGACCCCTTGTTTCTATATTAAAAGG ggAGACCAAGCATCAATAATAGGAGGAGTTATAGAATTCATCAATGAATTGCATCAAGTTCTTCAAGCTTTGGAGTCTCAAAAGAGAAGGAAGAGTTTAAGCCCTAGCCCTGGTCCAAGTCCAAAAACATTGCAACCGACGTTTCATCAATTCGATATATCCTCCGGAGGAATTGGGACTACTAATGATTTCAAGGAACTAGGAGCAAGTTGTAATTCTTCGGTTGCAGATGTTGAAGTTAAAATTTCAGGTCCAAACGTGATTTTGAGAGTAATTTCTCACCGAATTCTAGGTCAAGTTTCAAGGATCATAACTGTTTTAGAAactctttcttttgaagttcttCATCTTAACATCAGTAGCATGGAAGAGACAGTTCTATACCAATTTGTAGTCAAG ATAGAGCTGGGATGTCAACTAAGTTTGGAGGAACTTGCAATGGAAGTACAACAAAGCTTTTGTTCAGAGGCACCTATGAAGTTGACTGCTGTTTGA